The window GTATATTTAATGTTTGATAATTTTTATTTCAGTATGAATAGTCTTAATGAAAGGATTGCTCCTGATTTTATAACTGAACTATCAGAGAACGAAATTTTTGTTTTCGGCTCTAATCTTGAAGGTCGGCACATGGGTGGTGCTGCAAGGATTGCATACGATAAATTTGGTGCTATATGGGGGCAGGGTATAGGTTTGCAAGGTAAATCGTATGCTATTCCAACGATGCATGGACCTATATCAACTATTAAGCCTTATGTTGATGAATTTATTGAGTTTGCAAAGATGCATCCCTCTTATTGCTTTTTGCTTACCCGCATTGGGTGTGGTATTGCAGGGTTTAGGGATGAAGAGGTTGCTCCTCTGTTTATTGAGGCATTGAATGTGCAAAATATATATTTACCCAAAGTGTGGATTTCTATTATAAATGAAATGCGTCTTGAATAGAATGATGTATAAATAGTCCAGATATGGCTATTAGTGTTTAGATGTTTGGCGAAACTATTTGGGTATGATATGGGTTTTAATAGTAGATGATTATTACTTTTGGTTATGAAAAAGATTGTTGTTATTGATGGCGGTCCTCGTAAGAATATGAACACTGCACAATTGTTGCAGCGATTTGCCGAAGGTGCTAAATCTGTGAGTAGTGATGTTGAGGTTAAGGTGATACGTCTTTATGATTTGAATTATAAGGGTTGTATTTCGTGTATGGCTTGTAAGGTTAAAGGTAAGGCGTCAAATATTTGCTGCTTCAAAGATACTTTAACTCCTGTTTTGAACGATATTGCTGATGCTGACGGTCTTGTTCTTGGCTCGCCTATCTATTTTGGAGAGGTAACAGGAGAGATGCGTTCTTTTTTGGAGCGATTGACATTTCCATGGTTATCATATAATGATTATAGCCTGACTGCTCCCAAGCGTATGCCTGTACTGTTGATTGAAACTATGAATGGTACGCCAGAACGTAATAATAGTAATGGCTTTGGTACAATGGAGTGGTGCCTCACTACGGCTCTTGGTGAGCCACAACGTATTGTAGCTTACAACACTTGTCAGGTAGCAAAATATGGCAATTATGAACTTGGTAGTTTTTCTGAAGAGGCAAAACATGCTTGGCGTGATACTCATTGGAATGAGGATTTGCAAAAGGCTTTTGATGCAGGTCGCCAAATGGCTGAGTGATAGGAGTAAGATATATACCCAAAACAAAAAGAGGATTATATGAGGATAACTACATTTACCGAAGAGGATATTTATAAAGCATCTCTGTTGGCATACCCTGTTTGGGGTGAGGAACACGCTGCTAATGGAAATGGAAAGAAGTTTGGGTTGCAAATGTGCGAATATATCATCCGTTATGGTTGGTATGGTGCTCCATTTGCATTTAAGATAGTGGATGATAGTGGAACAATGTTAGGATGTATCCTTGCAGGTAACATTACACAAAATAATAGTTATAACGAATGGCTTGATGGACTGATGCCAACATTTAATGATAATCAACGCAATGAGGCATTGGCTTTGCGAGAATACTTTGGAAAAACTTCGCCTAAAGTGTATCGTTATATGCAAGCGGATAAGGATTTATATTTGTCATTCTTTATCTCTACTGTACAAGGTTGCGGTAAGCAACTGCTTGCAAAAATTGAAGCATTAGCAAAGAGTGAGGGTTATGAACATCTATATTTATGGACAGACTCATCTTGTAATCATGCTTACTATGCCCACCATGGATTTGAAAGGGTTGCAGAATTTAAGAGTAATGAGTGGAAAACTGATGCAGACGATTACCTAACTTATATTTACTGTAAGAATTTATGAAAGTATGAGTAAATACTCATTTGTTAGAGAAAAATCAATAATGCAAATTACTAATTTACTTCATTTTGCTGATAGACAAGAGTTGAGGCAATGGCTTGAGAGTAACCATGATAGGGCGGGAGAGTGCTGGGTGGTTACATTTGTATCAAAATGCCCTGAGTGGCCTGCTATCAGGTATGTTGAGGTGGTTGAAGAGGCTCTCTGTTTTGGGTGGATTGACTCTACAAAGAAAAAACTCCCAGATGGCAGACTTGTGCAGAGATTGTCGCCACGCCGAAAGGATAGTCATTGGACTGAACTTAATATTCAACGTTGTCTTGATCTTGAACGAAGAGGTCTTATGACTGATGCGGGGAGGAGAGTGCTTAATAAATTAGGAATGGGGTAAATGATGTTAGATAAACAAGTTGTTCATACGAGCAGACCGATATTATTTTGGGGTGATTATATTAGGCTAATTGCACAAATTAGGTTATAAGGTAACGCTGTTTCAAATTTTTTTGTTTCTACTTCTTTTAACGGACGTGGCAGGCCAGCGTCCCTACTTCTTTTGATACTCATTTTTTTTGCGGACTTGACAGAGCCAACTCCCTACTTCTTTTTTATTTTATTAAGCTAATTAGCAAATTGGTCTAATTGGATTATCTATCAACTACACAGAGGAGCAACTATGATGACAACTGAGAGTCATTAAACCTTTTTGTTAAAATTTTATCAAATTGGCAAATAAGGATAAAAAACTTATTTATAGTAGCTTTAAAGTGTATGATAATAGATTTATACTCTATTTTAGTTACTATAAATTTTAAAGATTGGGTAAAATGTATTATCTTTATGCAGTTTTTTAATATTGTCAAAACTTGAAAATAATACATTATAAATAATGGATCGTATAATTAAAATTAACATTGAAGAGGAGATGAAAAAATCGTACATCGATTATTCGATGTCGGTTATTGTTGCTCGTGCATTACCAGACGTTAGAGATGGTTTTAAGCCTGTTCACCGCAGGGTGTTGTTTGGTATGAACGAATTAGGAAACAACTCTAATAAACCTCATAAAAAATCTGCAAGAATTGTGGGTGATGTGTTAGGTAAGTACCACCCCCATGGTGATTCTTCGGTATATTTGACAATGGTTCGTATGGCTCAACCTTTCTCTATGCGTTATATGTTGGTTGATGGTCATGGTAACTTTGGTTCGGTTGATGGTGATAGCCCAGCTGCTATGCGTTATACTGAGGCTCGTTTGTCGAAGATTGCTGAGGAGATGTTGCAAGACATTGATAAAGATACAGTAGATTTCCAAAATAACTTTGATGATACTCTTCAAGAGCCTGTTGTTTTGCCTACAAGAATTCCAAACTTGTTGGTAAATGGTGTTTCCGGTATTGCTGTCGGTATGGCCACTAATATGCCAACTCACAATTTAGGAGAGGTTATTGATGGTGTTATTGCATATATTAATGATCCCGAAATTACTGTTGAGGGATTGATGCACTATATTAAGGCTCCTGACTTCCCAACAGGTGGATATATTTATGGTTATGCAGGTGTTAAGGAGGCTTACGAGACTGGTAAGGGTAGGGTAATAATGCGTGCCAAAGCCGAGATTGAAATGGATGGTAATCGCGAGAAAATTGTTGTTACCGAAATCCCTTATGGTGTTAATAAGGCTGAGTTGATTAAAAATATTGCCGACTTGGTTGATGAGAAGCGTCTTGAGGGTATATCAAATATTAATGATGAGACTGATAACCGTTCGGGTATGCGTATCGTTATTGATATTAAGAAAGATGCCAACTCAAACGTTATCTTAAATAAGTTATATAAGATGACAGCAATGCAATCTTCTTTCAGTGTAAATAATATTGCATTGGTTGATGGACGACCTCAATTGCTTAATTTAAAAGATTTGATTGCGGCTTTTGTTAAACACCGTCACGAGGTTGTTATTCGCCGTACCAAATTTGAATTGAATAAAGCAGAAGAGAGAGCCCACATTCTTGAAGGTTTGATTTTGGCTTGTGATCACTTAGATGAGGTTATTGCTATTATCAGAGCTTCTAAAACAAGAGATATTGCTCGTGAAAACTTGAAAGAGCGTTTCGGCTTATCTGACGCACAGGCTAAGGCTATTGTTGATATGCGTTTAGGTCAGTTGACAGGAATGGAGCAAGAGGATCTTCGTGAGAAGTACAACCAAACAATGGAACAAATTGCATATTTGAAAACTATCTTGGAGGATAATGCCGTTTGTATGAAGGTTGTTACTGATGAGTTAATTGAGATTAAAGAGAAATATGCTGATGAGCGTAGAAGCGAAATTGTGTATTCTTCTGAAGAGTTCAACCCAGAGGATTTCTATGCTGATGATGAGATGATTATTACTATCTCACACATGGGATATATTAAACGTACTCCTTTGGCTGACTTTAGAAGTCAAAATAGAGGTGGTGTTGGAGCGAAAGGTAGTGATACAAGAGATGAGGACTTTATTGAATATATCTATCCTGCATCAATGCATAGTTATATGTTGTTCTTTACTCAACGTGGTAAGTGCTATTGGATGAAGGTTTATGATATTCCTGAGGGTTCTAAAACTTCAAAAGGTCGTGCTATTCAAAACTTATTGAATATTGATTCTGATGATAAGGTAAATGCATTTATCAGAGTTAAGAATCTTCAAGATCCCGAGTTCAATCAATCTCATAACTTAGTTTTCTGTACTAAACAAGGTATTATTAAGAAAACTAAACTTGAGGCTTATTCACGTCCAAGACAAAAAGGTGTTAATGCTATTATCATTAGAGAGGATGACCAAGTTATACAAGTTGGTTTGACTAATGGTAATTCTGAGATTATTATTGCTAATAAATATGGTAGAGCAATTCGCTTCCATGAGAGCAAAGTAAGAGAGATGGGCCGTATGTCAACTGGAGTTAAGGCTATTACTCTTGATGAAGGTTGTAACGATGAGGTTGTTGGTATGGTTTGTATCAACGATATTGAGAAGGAGAGCATAATGGTTGTTTCGGAGCAAGGTTATGGCAAGAGATCTTATATTGATGATTATCGTATCACTAACCGTGGTGGTAAAGGTGTTAAAACTTTGAACATTACCGATAAAACAGGTAATCTTATTGCTATTAAGAGCGTTACAGAGGAGAATGATTTGGTTATTATTAACAAATCGGGTATTACCCTTAGAATGTCATTGGATGATGTGAGAATTATGGGTAGAGCAACTCAAGGTGTAAGGCTTATCAATTTGGAGAAGAGAAACGATGAGATTGCTTCGGTTTGTGTTGTAGATAAAGAAGAGGACCAACCAGTACAAGAAGGAGTAGAGGTTATTAGCGAGGAGAATGCTAATGTAGATTCTGATACTACTATTGTTGAGTCTCCTAATGAAACTAACGAATAATATAATTTACATTAAAATATTAAGAACATGAAAAGAATCTTTTTAATCGCAGCAATAGCAATAGTTGGTACTGCTGCATTCGCACAAAAGAAAAATGTAAAAATCGCTGAGATTGCTACTTGGGATATGGAGACTCCTAATTTTACTGAGGCTCGTCAATGTATTCAAGCTGCTATGCTTGACCCTACAACTGCAAATCAAGCAAAAACATATCAAGTTGCAGGTCTTGTTGAGATTAATTACTTTAAATGTAATTCTGGAACTTTAAACGATGATGTTTACAATGCTCTTAGAACTGCTTATCCTTATTTAATGAAAGCAATAGAACTTGAGAAAATTCCAGATGAAAAAGGGAAAGTTAGTACTAAATTAACTAAGGCTATTGCTAAAGAACTTGAGACTGTTCAAGAGTATTTCTATTATGGTGGTGGACATTTCATTAACAATGGAGATCAAAAGGCTGCATACGAGATGTTCAAAATAATGGGAGAACTTTGTCAACAAGATTTTATGGCAAACTCTAAAATTAATTGCCAAGATACTATGCACATGCAAGCAAGATATTTTGCTGCCATGACTGCTGTTCAATTGGGTAATTACGAAGAGGCTTTAAAATCACTTGATGTTGCTAAAGAGGATAACTATAATATTCTTGATATTTATAATGCTTACGCATACGTATATGAACAAACTAAAGATACCACTAACCTAATTGCTACTTTTAAAGAGGGTCTTAAAAAATTTGGTAGCGAGGTTAATTCAAAAGAGTATGCGTTCTTGGCTCGTTTGATTAACATTTATATTAATCAAGATAATATCCCAGAGGCTATTACTCTTATCGAAGAGGCTCTTGTAGATAGCCCTGATGATTGTGAATATATGAAACTTTTAGGTTCTTTATACTATGAACAAAAGAATGAGGAGAAAGCAATTGAGGTCTTGAATAAAGCTATTGATACAGATCCTACTTATGCTGCTGCATACGGAGAGCTTGGTCGTATATTCTATAATAATGCTATTACTATTAGTAATGAGGTTAGCGAAATTCAAGATAACAATACATATCGTCAAGCTCGTGAGGAGAAGGTTAAACCAGCATTCTTAAAAGCTGCGCCTTATTTTGAGAAAGCTCTTGAACTTGATCCTTCTGAGACTACTTATATGTATAGTTTGAAAAATATTTACTACAACGCTGAAGATGGCGCAAACCTTGAGCGTATAGAGAATATGTTAGGAGAATAATTAAACGTTATTATATTAAATTTAGGGAAGAATAAAATCTTCCCTTTTTTTGTGAAAAATTTTTAATAGTTTTATGCTATTTGAGAAAAATATTGATTATTTTTGAATGATTAATAATTAAATACTATTTAAGTATGGCACTAATAAATAAAAATCTTAAATACAAATGGGAGTTTGATAATATCGGTGGCTCTACAAGAGTGAGAATTGAGTCGGGTGAGGATATTGCTCATCTATCAGAATTGGATCCTAAAATGTGGACAGTTCTTTCATGTCCTATTAGTGGTCTTGAAATTGATGAAAAGAGTCTTGCTTACATCGATTGTGATAAAGATGGTAAGATTAGAGTTAATGATGTTATTTCAACTTCGGAATGGATTGTTAATTCAATTAAGGATGTAGATTTGATTCTTAAAGGAGATTCTTCAATTGATATTAGTCAATTCAATACAGAAAATGATAATGGCAAAAAACTATTTGATGCTGCAAAACAGATTCTTAAAAATCTTAATAAAGAGGGAGATGTAATATCTATTGCAGATACTAAAGATATTGCTGCCATTTTTGCAAAAACACGTTTTAACGGTGACGGTGTTATTACTGAAAACTCAACTGATGATGCAGATGAAAAGTCTGTAATTGCATCAATTATTGCTACTATTGGTGGCGT of the Bacteroidales bacterium genome contains:
- a CDS encoding GNAT family N-acetyltransferase, giving the protein MRITTFTEEDIYKASLLAYPVWGEEHAANGNGKKFGLQMCEYIIRYGWYGAPFAFKIVDDSGTMLGCILAGNITQNNSYNEWLDGLMPTFNDNQRNEALALREYFGKTSPKVYRYMQADKDLYLSFFISTVQGCGKQLLAKIEALAKSEGYEHLYLWTDSSCNHAYYAHHGFERVAEFKSNEWKTDADDYLTYIYCKNL
- a CDS encoding tetratricopeptide repeat protein, encoding MKRIFLIAAIAIVGTAAFAQKKNVKIAEIATWDMETPNFTEARQCIQAAMLDPTTANQAKTYQVAGLVEINYFKCNSGTLNDDVYNALRTAYPYLMKAIELEKIPDEKGKVSTKLTKAIAKELETVQEYFYYGGGHFINNGDQKAAYEMFKIMGELCQQDFMANSKINCQDTMHMQARYFAAMTAVQLGNYEEALKSLDVAKEDNYNILDIYNAYAYVYEQTKDTTNLIATFKEGLKKFGSEVNSKEYAFLARLINIYINQDNIPEAITLIEEALVDSPDDCEYMKLLGSLYYEQKNEEKAIEVLNKAIDTDPTYAAAYGELGRIFYNNAITISNEVSEIQDNNTYRQAREEKVKPAFLKAAPYFEKALELDPSETTYMYSLKNIYYNAEDGANLERIENMLGE
- a CDS encoding flavodoxin family protein, whose product is MKKIVVIDGGPRKNMNTAQLLQRFAEGAKSVSSDVEVKVIRLYDLNYKGCISCMACKVKGKASNICCFKDTLTPVLNDIADADGLVLGSPIYFGEVTGEMRSFLERLTFPWLSYNDYSLTAPKRMPVLLIETMNGTPERNNSNGFGTMEWCLTTALGEPQRIVAYNTCQVAKYGNYELGSFSEEAKHAWRDTHWNEDLQKAFDAGRQMAE
- the gyrA gene encoding DNA gyrase subunit A; this translates as MDRIIKINIEEEMKKSYIDYSMSVIVARALPDVRDGFKPVHRRVLFGMNELGNNSNKPHKKSARIVGDVLGKYHPHGDSSVYLTMVRMAQPFSMRYMLVDGHGNFGSVDGDSPAAMRYTEARLSKIAEEMLQDIDKDTVDFQNNFDDTLQEPVVLPTRIPNLLVNGVSGIAVGMATNMPTHNLGEVIDGVIAYINDPEITVEGLMHYIKAPDFPTGGYIYGYAGVKEAYETGKGRVIMRAKAEIEMDGNREKIVVTEIPYGVNKAELIKNIADLVDEKRLEGISNINDETDNRSGMRIVIDIKKDANSNVILNKLYKMTAMQSSFSVNNIALVDGRPQLLNLKDLIAAFVKHRHEVVIRRTKFELNKAEERAHILEGLILACDHLDEVIAIIRASKTRDIARENLKERFGLSDAQAKAIVDMRLGQLTGMEQEDLREKYNQTMEQIAYLKTILEDNAVCMKVVTDELIEIKEKYADERRSEIVYSSEEFNPEDFYADDEMIITISHMGYIKRTPLADFRSQNRGGVGAKGSDTRDEDFIEYIYPASMHSYMLFFTQRGKCYWMKVYDIPEGSKTSKGRAIQNLLNIDSDDKVNAFIRVKNLQDPEFNQSHNLVFCTKQGIIKKTKLEAYSRPRQKGVNAIIIREDDQVIQVGLTNGNSEIIIANKYGRAIRFHESKVREMGRMSTGVKAITLDEGCNDEVVGMVCINDIEKESIMVVSEQGYGKRSYIDDYRITNRGGKGVKTLNITDKTGNLIAIKSVTEENDLVIINKSGITLRMSLDDVRIMGRATQGVRLINLEKRNDEIASVCVVDKEEDQPVQEGVEVISEENANVDSDTTIVESPNETNE